Within the Aeromicrobium sp. Root236 genome, the region GGTCGCGCCGTCGCCGGACTCCTCGACCGTGACCTCGTACTCGTGGGCGCCCTGGTTGGCGCACGACTCGGTGCGGAACGCCTGGTCGGTGATCAGCCCGTAGACCGTCGCGACGTCGGCGCCCTCGTAGCTGAAGGACTCGGTGAGCTTCATTCGGTCACCGCCTGGGGTGCGGCGGTGCCGACGCCCTTGAGCTCGGCCAGGCGAGCCTCGACCTCGGCGTCGGTGGACGACGCCTCGAGCTCGTCCCATGGGTCGGCCGTCGCGGCGTTGAGCTCGGCCTGGCCGGCGACCTGCGCCTCGGAGCGACGGACCTTGTCCTCGAACCGGCCCAGCTCGCTGGTGGGGTCGAGCACGTCGATCGACTTGACGGCGTCCTGCACCTTGGCCTGTGCCTCGGCGGTCTTGGCGCGGGCGACGAGCTGGTCGCGCTTGGTCTGCAGCTCGCCGAGCTTGGCCTTCATGCCGATCAGCCCGGTCTTGAGCTTCTCGACGGTCTCGTTCTGCGAGGCGATCATGGGCTCGGCCTGCGTGGCCTCGGTCTCGAAGCCGATCTGCTTGGAGAGCGCGATCTTGGCGAGCTGGTCGAACTTGTCGGCCTCGGCCGCCTGGCCGGACGCGCGCAGCGAGTCCGCCTTCTGCGACGCGGCGAGCGCCTTCTGGCCCCACTCCTTGGCCGCGGCGACGTCCTCGGCGTGGTCCGCCTCGGCGAGGCGCAGGTTGCCGATGGTCTGGGCCACGGCGTCCTCGGCCTCGGCGATCGAGTTGGTGTAGTCCCGCACGAGCTGGTCGAGCATCTTCTCCGGGTCCTCGGCCTTGTCGAGGAGGGCGTTGATGTTGGCGCGCGTCAGCTGGCCGATGCGCCCCAGGATGGTCTGTTTCTGAGCCATGGTCATCACTCTCTGTCAGATGCTGCCTGTGGGGTGCGACGATCGGGCACAGGGTTGCCGCACACGTCGATCTTGCTGCATCGCGGTGACCGAGACAACCGGATCCGGCGCCGGGCACCGCTCAGCCTGCGGTTTCGGGCCCTTGCCTGCCGCCGCGGAAGATCCACTGCCGCATCAGGACGAAGCGCATGGCGGTCACGAACAGGTTGGCCGCGGTGAGCAGCACGACCTCGACGAGCGGATGGCCCTCGCCTCGTACGGCGCGCAAGGTCCACAGCGCGCCGCTCGTGACCCCGAGGCCGCACGCGAACACGAGCAGGCCCTGGAGCTGGTGCCGCAGCGCGCCCTCCGGCCCGCGGAAGCCGAACGTGAACCGCCGGTTCGCGGCCGTGTTGGCGATCGCGGTCGCGGCGAGCGCGAGGGCGTTCGCCTCCTGGGCGCCGAGCCGTCCCCGCAGCCCGACGTACAGGACGCCGTACGCGAGGGTCGACAGGATCCCGACCAGCGCGAACACGACCATCTGGGCGCTGAGCCGGCCGCCGGCGCTGCGGGCGGTCGTACGCCCGAGGGTGCCGGCGACCTCCGCCAACGGCACGCGTCCACGCAGCAGCGCCCAGCCGAGCCGGCCCATGCCGCGCAGGTCGGCCGCCGCGGTGCGGACGATGTCGACGCGGCTGTCGGGGTCGTCGACCCAGTCGACCGGGACCTCGTGGATGCGCAGCCCGGCCCGCTCGGCGACGATCAGCAGCTCGGTGTCGAAGAACCACTCGTCGTCCTCGATCAGCGGCAGCAGCTGCTCGGCCACGTCGCGCCGGATCGCCTTGAAGCCGCACTGGGCGTCGGAGAAGCGCGCCCGCAGCGCCCCGCGGAGCATCACGTTGTACGTCCGGGAGATCAGCTCGCGCTTCGGCCCGCGAGTCGTCCGCGC harbors:
- a CDS encoding PspA/IM30 family protein, which translates into the protein MAQKQTILGRIGQLTRANINALLDKAEDPEKMLDQLVRDYTNSIAEAEDAVAQTIGNLRLAEADHAEDVAAAKEWGQKALAASQKADSLRASGQAAEADKFDQLAKIALSKQIGFETEATQAEPMIASQNETVEKLKTGLIGMKAKLGELQTKRDQLVARAKTAEAQAKVQDAVKSIDVLDPTSELGRFEDKVRRSEAQVAGQAELNAATADPWDELEASSTDAEVEARLAELKGVGTAAPQAVTE
- a CDS encoding glycosyltransferase — its product is MPVATVVLDIVIPVYNEERTLVRSVETVREHLRTLPYESRVTIADNASTDATGLLAHQLAHRYEDVSVVSLARKGRGRALKEAWSRSDAEVLVYMDVDLSTDLNALLPLVAPLLSGHSDLAIGSRLARTARTTRGPKRELISRTYNVMLRGALRARFSDAQCGFKAIRRDVAEQLLPLIEDDEWFFDTELLIVAERAGLRIHEVPVDWVDDPDSRVDIVRTAAADLRGMGRLGWALLRGRVPLAEVAGTLGRTTARSAGGRLSAQMVVFALVGILSTLAYGVLYVGLRGRLGAQEANALALAATAIANTAANRRFTFGFRGPEGALRHQLQGLLVFACGLGVTSGALWTLRAVRGEGHPLVEVVLLTAANLFVTAMRFVLMRQWIFRGGRQGPETAG